The following are encoded in a window of Pongo abelii isolate AG06213 chromosome 16, NHGRI_mPonAbe1-v2.0_pri, whole genome shotgun sequence genomic DNA:
- the LOC112131820 gene encoding golgin subfamily A member 8B-like isoform X5 — MAEETRQSKLAAAKKKLKEYWQRNSPGVPAAAKRNRKANGSSPETATSGGCHSSEASPRQEQAAVLDSRSVKISRLNNTIKSLKQQKKQVEHQLEEEKEANSEKQKAQRELEVQIQRLNIENKKLNTDLYRTKRSLRYFEEESRDLAGRLQRSSQRTGELERALCAVAATQKKPDGFSSRSKALMKMQLEQSIREQILLKRHVTQLKESLKEVQLERDQYALQIKGERAQWQQRMRKMSQEVCTLKEAKKHDTHRVEELERSLSKLKNQTAEPLLPDPPAVPSEVELQDLRKELERVAGELQAQVENNRRINLLNRGQKERLREQEERLQEQQERLQEQEKRLQQLAEPQSDYKELNEDKSALQWEQQVKELQEKLGQVTETVTSAQKEPEAAAPASGAGGESVSGETLRALREVMEKLESGLMDLLEEKADLREHVEKLEVRFIQYWRERCHQKVHRLLTEPGGSAKDAAPGGGHHQAGPGQGGGEGEAAGAAGDGVAACANYNEGHGKFLAAARNPAAEPGPGAPAPQELGAADMHGDPRLPLSKDLCEVSLTNSVEPAQGEAREGSSQDNPTAQPIVQLLGEMQDHQEHPGLGRNPCVPCFCWAWLPRGRR, encoded by the exons atggCAGAAGAAACTCGACAGAGCAAATTAGCTGCAGCCAAGAAAAAG TTAAAAGAATATTGGCAGAGAAACAGCCCTGGTGTTCCAGCAGCAGCGAAGAGGAACAGGAAAGCAAATGGCAGTAGCCCTGAGACAGccacttctggtggttgccactCATCTGAGGCT AGCCCACGCCAAGAACAAGCAGCAGTCCTGGACTCGAGGTCCGTAAAAATCAGTCGACTGAATAACACCATCAAATCTTTG aaacaacagaagaaacaagTGGAACATCAGCTGGAAGAA gaaaaggaagcaaacagTGAGAAACAGAAAGCCCAAAGGGAGCTAGAG GTTCAAATCCAGAGATTGAACATAGAGAACAAGAAACTAAATACGGACCTGTATCGCACGAAACGTTCTCTCAGATACTTTGAAG AAGAGTCCAGGGATCTGGCCGGCCGCCTGCAACGTTCATCACAGCGTACAGGAGAGTTAGAGCGGGCTCTCTGTGCTGTCGCCGCCACGCAGAAGAAGCCAGATGGG TTCTCGAGCCGCAGTAAAGCACTTATGAAGATGCAGTTAGAGCAGTCCATAAGGGAGCAGATACTGCTGAAACGACACGTGACACAG TTGAAGGAGTCACTTAAAGAAGTCCAGCTGGAGAGAGATCAATATGCACTACAAATAAAAGGAGAGAGGGCCCAGTGGCAGCAGAGGATGAGGAAAATGTCGCAGGAG gtTTGCACATTGAAGGAGGCGAAGAAGCATGATACGCATCGGGTAGAAGAGCTGGAGAGGAGTTTGTCCAAACTCAAAAACCAGACGG CTGAACCACTGCTCCCGGATCCCCCAGCAGTGCCCTCTGAGGTGGAGCTGCAAGACCTGAGGAAGGAGCTGGAGAGAGTGGCAGGAGAGCTCCAGGCTCAGGTGGAAAACAATCGGCGCATCAATCTCCTGAACCGTGGGCAAAAGGAGAGGCTTCGCGAGCAGGAGGAGAGGCTTCAGGAGCAGCAGGAGAGGCTTCAGGAACAGGAGAAGAGGCTTCAGCAGCTGGCCGAGCCACAGAGTGACTACAAGGAGCTG AACGAGGACAAGAGCGCCCTGCAGTGGGAGCAGCAAGTAAAGGAGCTGCAGGAGAAGCTGGGCCAGGTGACGGAGACGGTCACCTCAGCCCAGAAGGAGCCagaggcagcagccccagcctcGGGGGCTGGGGGCGAGTCTGTGAGTGGGGAGACCCTCCGGGCCCTGCGGGAAGTCATGGAGAAGCTGGAG AGCGGCCTTATGGACCTCCTGGAGGAGAAGGCGGACCTGAGGGaacatgtggagaaactggaagttCGATTCATCCAGTACTGGAGAGAGAGATGCCATCA GAAAGTGCATCGCCTTCTAACAGAGCCAGGGGGCAGTGCCAAAGACGCAGCACCTGGAGGAGGACATCATCAGGCTGGCCCAGGacaaggaggaggggaag GTGAAGCTGCTGGAGCTGCAGGAGATGGTGTTGCGGCTTGTGCCAACTATAACGAGGGGCACGGCAAATTCCTGGCCGCTGCCCGGAACCCTGCTGCTGAACCCGGTCCAGGAGCCCCAGCCCCCCAGGAGCTTGGGGCTGCCGACATGCATGGTG ATCCCCGCCTCCCTCTCTCCAAAGATCTTTGTGAGGTGAGCCTCACCAACAGCGTGGAGCCTGCACAAGGAGAAGCCAGGGAGGGTTCTTCCCAGGACAACCCTACTGCACAGCCAATCGTGCAGCTCCTTGGTGAGATGCAGGACCACCAAGAGCACCCAGGCTTGGGCAGAAACCCCTGTGTGCCATGCTTTTGCTGGGCTTGGCTGCCCAGAGGAAGGAGATAA
- the LOC112131820 gene encoding golgin subfamily A member 8B-like isoform X7 translates to MAEETRQSKLAAAKKKLKEYWQRNSPGVPAAAKRNRKANGSSPETATSGGCHSSEASPRQEQAAVLDSRSVKISRLNNTIKSLKQQKKQVEHQLEEEKEANSEKQKAQRELEVQIQRLNIENKKLNTDLYRTKRSLRYFEEESRDLAGRLQRSSQRTGELERALCAVAATQKKPDGFSSRSKALMKMQLEQSIREQILLKRHVTQLKESLKEVQLERDQYALQIKGERAQWQQRMRKMSQEVCTLKEAKKHDTHRVEELERSLSKLKNQTAEPLLPDPPAVPSEVELQDLRKELERVAGELQAQVENNRRINLLNRGQKERLREQEERLQEQQERLQEQEKRLQQLAEPQSDYKELNEDKSALQWEQQVKELQEKLGQVTETVTSAQKEPEAAAPASGAGGESVSGETLRALREVMEKLESGLMDLLEEKADLREHVEKLEVRFIQYWRERCHQKVHRLLTEPGGSAKDAAPGGGHHQAGPGQGGGEGEAAGAAGDGVAACANYNEGHGKFLAAARNPAAEPGPGAPAPQELGAADMHGDLCEVSLTNSVEPAQGEAREGSSQDNPTAQPIVQLLGEMQDHQEHPGLGRNPCVPCFCWAWLPRGRR, encoded by the exons atggCAGAAGAAACTCGACAGAGCAAATTAGCTGCAGCCAAGAAAAAG TTAAAAGAATATTGGCAGAGAAACAGCCCTGGTGTTCCAGCAGCAGCGAAGAGGAACAGGAAAGCAAATGGCAGTAGCCCTGAGACAGccacttctggtggttgccactCATCTGAGGCT AGCCCACGCCAAGAACAAGCAGCAGTCCTGGACTCGAGGTCCGTAAAAATCAGTCGACTGAATAACACCATCAAATCTTTG aaacaacagaagaaacaagTGGAACATCAGCTGGAAGAA gaaaaggaagcaaacagTGAGAAACAGAAAGCCCAAAGGGAGCTAGAG GTTCAAATCCAGAGATTGAACATAGAGAACAAGAAACTAAATACGGACCTGTATCGCACGAAACGTTCTCTCAGATACTTTGAAG AAGAGTCCAGGGATCTGGCCGGCCGCCTGCAACGTTCATCACAGCGTACAGGAGAGTTAGAGCGGGCTCTCTGTGCTGTCGCCGCCACGCAGAAGAAGCCAGATGGG TTCTCGAGCCGCAGTAAAGCACTTATGAAGATGCAGTTAGAGCAGTCCATAAGGGAGCAGATACTGCTGAAACGACACGTGACACAG TTGAAGGAGTCACTTAAAGAAGTCCAGCTGGAGAGAGATCAATATGCACTACAAATAAAAGGAGAGAGGGCCCAGTGGCAGCAGAGGATGAGGAAAATGTCGCAGGAG gtTTGCACATTGAAGGAGGCGAAGAAGCATGATACGCATCGGGTAGAAGAGCTGGAGAGGAGTTTGTCCAAACTCAAAAACCAGACGG CTGAACCACTGCTCCCGGATCCCCCAGCAGTGCCCTCTGAGGTGGAGCTGCAAGACCTGAGGAAGGAGCTGGAGAGAGTGGCAGGAGAGCTCCAGGCTCAGGTGGAAAACAATCGGCGCATCAATCTCCTGAACCGTGGGCAAAAGGAGAGGCTTCGCGAGCAGGAGGAGAGGCTTCAGGAGCAGCAGGAGAGGCTTCAGGAACAGGAGAAGAGGCTTCAGCAGCTGGCCGAGCCACAGAGTGACTACAAGGAGCTG AACGAGGACAAGAGCGCCCTGCAGTGGGAGCAGCAAGTAAAGGAGCTGCAGGAGAAGCTGGGCCAGGTGACGGAGACGGTCACCTCAGCCCAGAAGGAGCCagaggcagcagccccagcctcGGGGGCTGGGGGCGAGTCTGTGAGTGGGGAGACCCTCCGGGCCCTGCGGGAAGTCATGGAGAAGCTGGAG AGCGGCCTTATGGACCTCCTGGAGGAGAAGGCGGACCTGAGGGaacatgtggagaaactggaagttCGATTCATCCAGTACTGGAGAGAGAGATGCCATCA GAAAGTGCATCGCCTTCTAACAGAGCCAGGGGGCAGTGCCAAAGACGCAGCACCTGGAGGAGGACATCATCAGGCTGGCCCAGGacaaggaggaggggaag GTGAAGCTGCTGGAGCTGCAGGAGATGGTGTTGCGGCTTGTGCCAACTATAACGAGGGGCACGGCAAATTCCTGGCCGCTGCCCGGAACCCTGCTGCTGAACCCGGTCCAGGAGCCCCAGCCCCCCAGGAGCTTGGGGCTGCCGACATGCATGGTG ATCTTTGTGAGGTGAGCCTCACCAACAGCGTGGAGCCTGCACAAGGAGAAGCCAGGGAGGGTTCTTCCCAGGACAACCCTACTGCACAGCCAATCGTGCAGCTCCTTGGTGAGATGCAGGACCACCAAGAGCACCCAGGCTTGGGCAGAAACCCCTGTGTGCCATGCTTTTGCTGGGCTTGGCTGCCCAGAGGAAGGAGATAA
- the LOC112131820 gene encoding golgin subfamily A member 8B-like isoform X1, which translates to MAEETRQSKLAAAKKKLKEYWQRNSPGVPAAAKRNRKANGSSPETATSGGCHSSEASPRQEQAAVLDSRSVKISRLNNTIKSLKQQKKQVEHQLEEEKEANSEKQKAQRELEVQIQRLNIENKKLNTDLYRTKRSLRYFEEESRDLAGRLQRSSQRTGELERALCAVAATQKKPDGFSSRSKALMKMQLEQSIREQILLKRHVTQLKESLKEVQLERDQYALQIKGERAQWQQRMRKMSQEVCTLKEAKKHDTHRVEELERSLSKLKNQTAEPLLPDPPAVPSEVELQDLRKELERVAGELQAQVENNRRINLLNRGQKERLREQEERLQEQQERLQEQEKRLQQLAEPQSDYKELLQNLLLSVQKNEDKSALQWEQQVKELQEKLGQVTETVTSAQKEPEAAAPASGAGGESVSGETLRALREVMEKLESGLMDLLEEKADLREHVEKLEVRFIQYWRERCHQKVHRLLTEPGGSAKDAAPGGGHHQAGPGQGGGEGEAAGAAGDGVAACANYNEGHGKFLAAARNPAAEPGPGAPAPQELGAADMHGDPRLPLSKDLCEVSLTNSVEPAQGEAREGSSQDNPTAQPIVQLLGEMQDHQEHPGLGRNPCVPCFCWAWLPRGRR; encoded by the exons atggCAGAAGAAACTCGACAGAGCAAATTAGCTGCAGCCAAGAAAAAG TTAAAAGAATATTGGCAGAGAAACAGCCCTGGTGTTCCAGCAGCAGCGAAGAGGAACAGGAAAGCAAATGGCAGTAGCCCTGAGACAGccacttctggtggttgccactCATCTGAGGCT AGCCCACGCCAAGAACAAGCAGCAGTCCTGGACTCGAGGTCCGTAAAAATCAGTCGACTGAATAACACCATCAAATCTTTG aaacaacagaagaaacaagTGGAACATCAGCTGGAAGAA gaaaaggaagcaaacagTGAGAAACAGAAAGCCCAAAGGGAGCTAGAG GTTCAAATCCAGAGATTGAACATAGAGAACAAGAAACTAAATACGGACCTGTATCGCACGAAACGTTCTCTCAGATACTTTGAAG AAGAGTCCAGGGATCTGGCCGGCCGCCTGCAACGTTCATCACAGCGTACAGGAGAGTTAGAGCGGGCTCTCTGTGCTGTCGCCGCCACGCAGAAGAAGCCAGATGGG TTCTCGAGCCGCAGTAAAGCACTTATGAAGATGCAGTTAGAGCAGTCCATAAGGGAGCAGATACTGCTGAAACGACACGTGACACAG TTGAAGGAGTCACTTAAAGAAGTCCAGCTGGAGAGAGATCAATATGCACTACAAATAAAAGGAGAGAGGGCCCAGTGGCAGCAGAGGATGAGGAAAATGTCGCAGGAG gtTTGCACATTGAAGGAGGCGAAGAAGCATGATACGCATCGGGTAGAAGAGCTGGAGAGGAGTTTGTCCAAACTCAAAAACCAGACGG CTGAACCACTGCTCCCGGATCCCCCAGCAGTGCCCTCTGAGGTGGAGCTGCAAGACCTGAGGAAGGAGCTGGAGAGAGTGGCAGGAGAGCTCCAGGCTCAGGTGGAAAACAATCGGCGCATCAATCTCCTGAACCGTGGGCAAAAGGAGAGGCTTCGCGAGCAGGAGGAGAGGCTTCAGGAGCAGCAGGAGAGGCTTCAGGAACAGGAGAAGAGGCTTCAGCAGCTGGCCGAGCCACAGAGTGACTACAAGGAGCTG CTGCAGAACTTGCTTCTCTCTGTCCAGAAGAACGAGGACAAGAGCGCCCTGCAGTGGGAGCAGCAAGTAAAGGAGCTGCAGGAGAAGCTGGGCCAGGTGACGGAGACGGTCACCTCAGCCCAGAAGGAGCCagaggcagcagccccagcctcGGGGGCTGGGGGCGAGTCTGTGAGTGGGGAGACCCTCCGGGCCCTGCGGGAAGTCATGGAGAAGCTGGAG AGCGGCCTTATGGACCTCCTGGAGGAGAAGGCGGACCTGAGGGaacatgtggagaaactggaagttCGATTCATCCAGTACTGGAGAGAGAGATGCCATCA GAAAGTGCATCGCCTTCTAACAGAGCCAGGGGGCAGTGCCAAAGACGCAGCACCTGGAGGAGGACATCATCAGGCTGGCCCAGGacaaggaggaggggaag GTGAAGCTGCTGGAGCTGCAGGAGATGGTGTTGCGGCTTGTGCCAACTATAACGAGGGGCACGGCAAATTCCTGGCCGCTGCCCGGAACCCTGCTGCTGAACCCGGTCCAGGAGCCCCAGCCCCCCAGGAGCTTGGGGCTGCCGACATGCATGGTG ATCCCCGCCTCCCTCTCTCCAAAGATCTTTGTGAGGTGAGCCTCACCAACAGCGTGGAGCCTGCACAAGGAGAAGCCAGGGAGGGTTCTTCCCAGGACAACCCTACTGCACAGCCAATCGTGCAGCTCCTTGGTGAGATGCAGGACCACCAAGAGCACCCAGGCTTGGGCAGAAACCCCTGTGTGCCATGCTTTTGCTGGGCTTGGCTGCCCAGAGGAAGGAGATAA
- the LOC112131820 gene encoding golgin subfamily A member 8B-like isoform X2 — protein MAEETRQSKLAAAKKKLKEYWQRNSPGVPAAAKRNRKANGSSPETATSGGCHSSEASPRQEQAAVLDSRSVKISRLNNTIKSLKQQKKQVEHQLEEEKEANSEKQKAQRELEVQIQRLNIENKKLNTDLYRTKRSLRYFEEESRDLAGRLQRSSQRTGELERALCAVAATQKKPDGFSSRSKALMKMQLEQSIREQILLKRHVTQLKESLKEVQLERDQYALQIKGERAQWQQRMRKMSQEVCTLKEAKKHDTHRVEELERSLSKLKNQTAEPLLPDPPAVPSEVELQDLRKELERVAGELQAQVENNRRINLLNRGQKERLREQEERLQEQQERLQEQEKRLQQLAEPQSDYKELLQNLLLSVQKNEDKSALQWEQQVKELQEKLGQVTETVTSAQKEPEAAAPASGAGGESVSGETLRALREVMEKLESGLMDLLEEKADLREHVEKLEVRFIQYWRERCHQKVHRLLTEPGGSAKDAAPGGGHHQAGPGQGGGEGEAAGAAGDGVAACANYNEGHGKFLAAARNPAAEPGPGAPAPQELGAADMHGDLCEVSLTNSVEPAQGEAREGSSQDNPTAQPIVQLLGEMQDHQEHPGLGRNPCVPCFCWAWLPRGRR, from the exons atggCAGAAGAAACTCGACAGAGCAAATTAGCTGCAGCCAAGAAAAAG TTAAAAGAATATTGGCAGAGAAACAGCCCTGGTGTTCCAGCAGCAGCGAAGAGGAACAGGAAAGCAAATGGCAGTAGCCCTGAGACAGccacttctggtggttgccactCATCTGAGGCT AGCCCACGCCAAGAACAAGCAGCAGTCCTGGACTCGAGGTCCGTAAAAATCAGTCGACTGAATAACACCATCAAATCTTTG aaacaacagaagaaacaagTGGAACATCAGCTGGAAGAA gaaaaggaagcaaacagTGAGAAACAGAAAGCCCAAAGGGAGCTAGAG GTTCAAATCCAGAGATTGAACATAGAGAACAAGAAACTAAATACGGACCTGTATCGCACGAAACGTTCTCTCAGATACTTTGAAG AAGAGTCCAGGGATCTGGCCGGCCGCCTGCAACGTTCATCACAGCGTACAGGAGAGTTAGAGCGGGCTCTCTGTGCTGTCGCCGCCACGCAGAAGAAGCCAGATGGG TTCTCGAGCCGCAGTAAAGCACTTATGAAGATGCAGTTAGAGCAGTCCATAAGGGAGCAGATACTGCTGAAACGACACGTGACACAG TTGAAGGAGTCACTTAAAGAAGTCCAGCTGGAGAGAGATCAATATGCACTACAAATAAAAGGAGAGAGGGCCCAGTGGCAGCAGAGGATGAGGAAAATGTCGCAGGAG gtTTGCACATTGAAGGAGGCGAAGAAGCATGATACGCATCGGGTAGAAGAGCTGGAGAGGAGTTTGTCCAAACTCAAAAACCAGACGG CTGAACCACTGCTCCCGGATCCCCCAGCAGTGCCCTCTGAGGTGGAGCTGCAAGACCTGAGGAAGGAGCTGGAGAGAGTGGCAGGAGAGCTCCAGGCTCAGGTGGAAAACAATCGGCGCATCAATCTCCTGAACCGTGGGCAAAAGGAGAGGCTTCGCGAGCAGGAGGAGAGGCTTCAGGAGCAGCAGGAGAGGCTTCAGGAACAGGAGAAGAGGCTTCAGCAGCTGGCCGAGCCACAGAGTGACTACAAGGAGCTG CTGCAGAACTTGCTTCTCTCTGTCCAGAAGAACGAGGACAAGAGCGCCCTGCAGTGGGAGCAGCAAGTAAAGGAGCTGCAGGAGAAGCTGGGCCAGGTGACGGAGACGGTCACCTCAGCCCAGAAGGAGCCagaggcagcagccccagcctcGGGGGCTGGGGGCGAGTCTGTGAGTGGGGAGACCCTCCGGGCCCTGCGGGAAGTCATGGAGAAGCTGGAG AGCGGCCTTATGGACCTCCTGGAGGAGAAGGCGGACCTGAGGGaacatgtggagaaactggaagttCGATTCATCCAGTACTGGAGAGAGAGATGCCATCA GAAAGTGCATCGCCTTCTAACAGAGCCAGGGGGCAGTGCCAAAGACGCAGCACCTGGAGGAGGACATCATCAGGCTGGCCCAGGacaaggaggaggggaag GTGAAGCTGCTGGAGCTGCAGGAGATGGTGTTGCGGCTTGTGCCAACTATAACGAGGGGCACGGCAAATTCCTGGCCGCTGCCCGGAACCCTGCTGCTGAACCCGGTCCAGGAGCCCCAGCCCCCCAGGAGCTTGGGGCTGCCGACATGCATGGTG ATCTTTGTGAGGTGAGCCTCACCAACAGCGTGGAGCCTGCACAAGGAGAAGCCAGGGAGGGTTCTTCCCAGGACAACCCTACTGCACAGCCAATCGTGCAGCTCCTTGGTGAGATGCAGGACCACCAAGAGCACCCAGGCTTGGGCAGAAACCCCTGTGTGCCATGCTTTTGCTGGGCTTGGCTGCCCAGAGGAAGGAGATAA
- the LOC112131820 gene encoding golgin subfamily A member 8B-like isoform X3, giving the protein MAEETRQSKLAAAKKKLKEYWQRNSPGVPAAAKRNRKANGSSPETATSGGCHSSEASPRQEQAAVLDSRSVKISRLNNTIKSLKQQKKQVEHQLEEEKEANSEKQKAQRELEVQIQRLNIENKKLNTDLYRTKRSLRYFEEESRDLAGRLQRSSQRTGELERALCAVAATQKKPDGFSSRSKALMKMQLEQSIREQILLKRHVTQLKESLKEVQLERDQYALQIKGERAQWQQRMRKMSQEVCTLKEAKKHDTHRVEELERSLSKLKNQTAEPLLPDPPAVPSEVELQDLRKELERVAGELQAQVENNRRINLLNRGQKERLREQEERLQEQQERLQEQEKRLQQLAEPQSDYKELKNEDKSALQWEQQVKELQEKLGQVTETVTSAQKEPEAAAPASGAGGESVSGETLRALREVMEKLESGLMDLLEEKADLREHVEKLEVRFIQYWRERCHQKVHRLLTEPGGSAKDAAPGGGHHQAGPGQGGGEGEAAGAAGDGVAACANYNEGHGKFLAAARNPAAEPGPGAPAPQELGAADMHGDPRLPLSKDLCEVSLTNSVEPAQGEAREGSSQDNPTAQPIVQLLGEMQDHQEHPGLGRNPCVPCFCWAWLPRGRR; this is encoded by the exons atggCAGAAGAAACTCGACAGAGCAAATTAGCTGCAGCCAAGAAAAAG TTAAAAGAATATTGGCAGAGAAACAGCCCTGGTGTTCCAGCAGCAGCGAAGAGGAACAGGAAAGCAAATGGCAGTAGCCCTGAGACAGccacttctggtggttgccactCATCTGAGGCT AGCCCACGCCAAGAACAAGCAGCAGTCCTGGACTCGAGGTCCGTAAAAATCAGTCGACTGAATAACACCATCAAATCTTTG aaacaacagaagaaacaagTGGAACATCAGCTGGAAGAA gaaaaggaagcaaacagTGAGAAACAGAAAGCCCAAAGGGAGCTAGAG GTTCAAATCCAGAGATTGAACATAGAGAACAAGAAACTAAATACGGACCTGTATCGCACGAAACGTTCTCTCAGATACTTTGAAG AAGAGTCCAGGGATCTGGCCGGCCGCCTGCAACGTTCATCACAGCGTACAGGAGAGTTAGAGCGGGCTCTCTGTGCTGTCGCCGCCACGCAGAAGAAGCCAGATGGG TTCTCGAGCCGCAGTAAAGCACTTATGAAGATGCAGTTAGAGCAGTCCATAAGGGAGCAGATACTGCTGAAACGACACGTGACACAG TTGAAGGAGTCACTTAAAGAAGTCCAGCTGGAGAGAGATCAATATGCACTACAAATAAAAGGAGAGAGGGCCCAGTGGCAGCAGAGGATGAGGAAAATGTCGCAGGAG gtTTGCACATTGAAGGAGGCGAAGAAGCATGATACGCATCGGGTAGAAGAGCTGGAGAGGAGTTTGTCCAAACTCAAAAACCAGACGG CTGAACCACTGCTCCCGGATCCCCCAGCAGTGCCCTCTGAGGTGGAGCTGCAAGACCTGAGGAAGGAGCTGGAGAGAGTGGCAGGAGAGCTCCAGGCTCAGGTGGAAAACAATCGGCGCATCAATCTCCTGAACCGTGGGCAAAAGGAGAGGCTTCGCGAGCAGGAGGAGAGGCTTCAGGAGCAGCAGGAGAGGCTTCAGGAACAGGAGAAGAGGCTTCAGCAGCTGGCCGAGCCACAGAGTGACTACAAGGAGCTG AAGAACGAGGACAAGAGCGCCCTGCAGTGGGAGCAGCAAGTAAAGGAGCTGCAGGAGAAGCTGGGCCAGGTGACGGAGACGGTCACCTCAGCCCAGAAGGAGCCagaggcagcagccccagcctcGGGGGCTGGGGGCGAGTCTGTGAGTGGGGAGACCCTCCGGGCCCTGCGGGAAGTCATGGAGAAGCTGGAG AGCGGCCTTATGGACCTCCTGGAGGAGAAGGCGGACCTGAGGGaacatgtggagaaactggaagttCGATTCATCCAGTACTGGAGAGAGAGATGCCATCA GAAAGTGCATCGCCTTCTAACAGAGCCAGGGGGCAGTGCCAAAGACGCAGCACCTGGAGGAGGACATCATCAGGCTGGCCCAGGacaaggaggaggggaag GTGAAGCTGCTGGAGCTGCAGGAGATGGTGTTGCGGCTTGTGCCAACTATAACGAGGGGCACGGCAAATTCCTGGCCGCTGCCCGGAACCCTGCTGCTGAACCCGGTCCAGGAGCCCCAGCCCCCCAGGAGCTTGGGGCTGCCGACATGCATGGTG ATCCCCGCCTCCCTCTCTCCAAAGATCTTTGTGAGGTGAGCCTCACCAACAGCGTGGAGCCTGCACAAGGAGAAGCCAGGGAGGGTTCTTCCCAGGACAACCCTACTGCACAGCCAATCGTGCAGCTCCTTGGTGAGATGCAGGACCACCAAGAGCACCCAGGCTTGGGCAGAAACCCCTGTGTGCCATGCTTTTGCTGGGCTTGGCTGCCCAGAGGAAGGAGATAA